From Glycine soja cultivar W05 chromosome 4, ASM419377v2, whole genome shotgun sequence, the proteins below share one genomic window:
- the LOC114408959 gene encoding uncharacterized protein LOC114408959 isoform X2: protein MPPMKCWVTRLSGKPNKQQHAVKLTQLKLELGLFGARLGAANDRIAFEITGIATKKETTPLPLVPFSKRRYTHSHTTCSRRFLSSKSPSLAWEARDLCGFHLLLKDHSLDVCDIAFHVLYGEGNAGESKAKMTAVGKAEMSVAVAELVVRKEKKTQFTSHHDFQRRLPIKLKVNGLCIEATLLVSMRLLKLRDSNGDSAGPFGKNWVQSEKKRGIIKEVKYLASLGKKNKGKFDESEQTSPHDSDRSPVFDSDDSYDSTTSSGSSSNSGGIPNARSTLSNGSESFTTSETAKTRLSHLPRNRSLNTQTSYPAPFTKSDKLSPQLLYQKGNSRSWEYKDFSSRDGQTKLKTNVFFASFDQMSERASGESACTVLVALIAHWLHTNHGMPTRAQFERLITQGSSEWRRLCNSDDYSKLFPDKHFDLETVIEANLRPLVVLPQKSYTGFFSPEKFQCLKGAMSFDEIWNEIKSKVGDKESRVYIVSWNDHFFVLKVEADAYYIIDSLGERLYEGCQQAFILKFDDSSVMYGKIDKAKEVPISGASREKICRGKECCKEFIKRFLAAIPLWQLEKEEKEEKKWSVSSPYLHRQLQIDFHYSSSSSSSASADSLWSLLESGSLEA, encoded by the exons ATGCCGCCGATGAAGTGCTGGGTCACGAGGTTGTCGGGGAAGCCCAACAAACAACAACACGCCGTGAAGCTGACCCAATTGAAGCTCGAATTAGGCCTCTTCGGAGCCAGGCTCGGCGCCGCAAACGACAGGATCGCATTTGAAATTACGGGGATTGCCACCAAGAAAGAAACGACACCTCTCCCACTCGTTCCCTTTTCCAAACGACGATACACTCACAGTCACACCACATGCTCCCGCAGATTCCTCAGTTCCAAATCACCCTCTCTCGCATGGGAAGCACGCGACCTATGCGGTTTTCATCTCCTCCTCAAAGACCACTCCCTCGATGTTTGCGACATCGCATTTCATGTCTTATAT GGAGAGGGAAATGCGGGAGAATCGAAAGCGAAAATGACGGCGGTCGGAAAAGCGGAAATGAGCGTTGCGGTGGCAGAATTGGTGGtgaggaaggagaagaagacGCAGTTCACTTCTCATCATGACTTTCAAAGAAGGCTTCCAATCAAATTAAAGGTCAATGGTTTATGCATAGAAGCTACCCTTTTG GTCTCTATGAGATTATTGAAGTTGAGGGATTCTAATGGTGACTCAGCAGGACCCTTTGGAAAAAACTGGGTCCAGTCAGAGAAGAAACGAGGGATTATAAAGGAAGTGAAGTACTTGGCAAGCttgggaaagaaaaacaaaggcaAGTTTGATGAATCGGAACAAACGAGTCCTCATGACTCGGATAGATCCCCCGTGTTTGACTCGGATGACTCGTACGATTCCACCACAAGCAGTGGCAGCAGTAGCAACAGCGGTGGAATCCCCAACGCACGGTCAACACTCTCAAACGGGTCTGAGAGCTTTACAACCTCGGAGACAGCAAAGACTCGTTTGTCCCACTTGCCACGGAATAGAAGCCTCAATACTCAAACCTCCTATCCTGCTCCTTTCACG AAATCAGATAAACTTTCTCCACAATTATTATACCAAAAAGGCAATTCAAGAAGCTGGGAATACAAGGACTTTTCAAGTAGAGATGGGCAAACAAAGCTCAAAACCAATGTGTTTTTTGCTTCCTTTGACCAAATGAGTGAACGAGCCTCCGGTGAGAGTGCGTGCACGGTTTTAGTTGCACTCATAGCGCACTGGCTCCATACCAACCACGGTATGCCAACAAGAGCACAATTTGAGAGACTCATCACACAAGGTTCATCTGAATGGAGAAGGCTATGCAACAGTGATGACTACTCAAAGCTCTTCCCAGATAAGCATTTCGATCTAGAGACAGTCATAGAAGCCAATCTCAGACCTCTTGTTGTTCTCCCTCAGAAATCTTACACGGGTTTTTTCTCCCCTGAGAAGTTCCAGTGCTTGAAAGGAGCCATGTCCTTTGATGAAATTTGGAACGAGATAAAGAGCAAGGTGGGTGATAAGGAGTCAAGAGTTTACATAGTGAGTTGGAACGACCATTTCTTTGTGTTGAAGGTAGAAGCGGATGCTTACTACATCATTGACTCTTTGGGGGAGAGACTTTATGAGGGGTGTCAACAAGCATTCATACTCAAGTTTGATGATTCGAGTGTGATGTATGGGAAAATAGACAAAGCGAAAGAGGTCCCAATTAGTGGTGCAAGCCGTGAGAAAATTTGCCGTGGAAAAGAGTGTTGTAAAGAGTTCATCAAACGGTTTCTTGCTGCAATACCACTTTGGCAACTagagaaggaggagaaggaggagaagaaATGGAGTGTTTCAAGTCCCTATCTTCACCGGCAATTGCAGATTGATTTCCATTATAGCTCTTCA
- the LOC114408959 gene encoding uncharacterized protein LOC114408959 isoform X1 — protein sequence MPPMKCWVTRLSGKPNKQQHAVKLTQLKLELGLFGARLGAANDRIAFEITGIATKKETTPLPLVPFSKRRYTHSHTTCSRRFLSSKSPSLAWEARDLCGFHLLLKDHSLDVCDIAFHVLYGEGNAGESKAKMTAVGKAEMSVAVAELVVRKEKKTQFTSHHDFQRRLPIKLKVNGLCIEATLLVSMRLLKLRDSNGDSAGPFGKNWVQSEKKRGIIKEVKYLASLGKKNKGKFDESEQTSPHDSDRSPVFDSDDSYDSTTSSGSSSNSGGIPNARSTLSNGSESFTTSETAKTRLSHLPRNRSLNTQTSYPAPFTLLQKSDKLSPQLLYQKGNSRSWEYKDFSSRDGQTKLKTNVFFASFDQMSERASGESACTVLVALIAHWLHTNHGMPTRAQFERLITQGSSEWRRLCNSDDYSKLFPDKHFDLETVIEANLRPLVVLPQKSYTGFFSPEKFQCLKGAMSFDEIWNEIKSKVGDKESRVYIVSWNDHFFVLKVEADAYYIIDSLGERLYEGCQQAFILKFDDSSVMYGKIDKAKEVPISGASREKICRGKECCKEFIKRFLAAIPLWQLEKEEKEEKKWSVSSPYLHRQLQIDFHYSSSSSSSASADSLWSLLESGSLEA from the exons ATGCCGCCGATGAAGTGCTGGGTCACGAGGTTGTCGGGGAAGCCCAACAAACAACAACACGCCGTGAAGCTGACCCAATTGAAGCTCGAATTAGGCCTCTTCGGAGCCAGGCTCGGCGCCGCAAACGACAGGATCGCATTTGAAATTACGGGGATTGCCACCAAGAAAGAAACGACACCTCTCCCACTCGTTCCCTTTTCCAAACGACGATACACTCACAGTCACACCACATGCTCCCGCAGATTCCTCAGTTCCAAATCACCCTCTCTCGCATGGGAAGCACGCGACCTATGCGGTTTTCATCTCCTCCTCAAAGACCACTCCCTCGATGTTTGCGACATCGCATTTCATGTCTTATAT GGAGAGGGAAATGCGGGAGAATCGAAAGCGAAAATGACGGCGGTCGGAAAAGCGGAAATGAGCGTTGCGGTGGCAGAATTGGTGGtgaggaaggagaagaagacGCAGTTCACTTCTCATCATGACTTTCAAAGAAGGCTTCCAATCAAATTAAAGGTCAATGGTTTATGCATAGAAGCTACCCTTTTG GTCTCTATGAGATTATTGAAGTTGAGGGATTCTAATGGTGACTCAGCAGGACCCTTTGGAAAAAACTGGGTCCAGTCAGAGAAGAAACGAGGGATTATAAAGGAAGTGAAGTACTTGGCAAGCttgggaaagaaaaacaaaggcaAGTTTGATGAATCGGAACAAACGAGTCCTCATGACTCGGATAGATCCCCCGTGTTTGACTCGGATGACTCGTACGATTCCACCACAAGCAGTGGCAGCAGTAGCAACAGCGGTGGAATCCCCAACGCACGGTCAACACTCTCAAACGGGTCTGAGAGCTTTACAACCTCGGAGACAGCAAAGACTCGTTTGTCCCACTTGCCACGGAATAGAAGCCTCAATACTCAAACCTCCTATCCTGCTCCTTTCACG TTATTGCAGAAATCAGATAAACTTTCTCCACAATTATTATACCAAAAAGGCAATTCAAGAAGCTGGGAATACAAGGACTTTTCAAGTAGAGATGGGCAAACAAAGCTCAAAACCAATGTGTTTTTTGCTTCCTTTGACCAAATGAGTGAACGAGCCTCCGGTGAGAGTGCGTGCACGGTTTTAGTTGCACTCATAGCGCACTGGCTCCATACCAACCACGGTATGCCAACAAGAGCACAATTTGAGAGACTCATCACACAAGGTTCATCTGAATGGAGAAGGCTATGCAACAGTGATGACTACTCAAAGCTCTTCCCAGATAAGCATTTCGATCTAGAGACAGTCATAGAAGCCAATCTCAGACCTCTTGTTGTTCTCCCTCAGAAATCTTACACGGGTTTTTTCTCCCCTGAGAAGTTCCAGTGCTTGAAAGGAGCCATGTCCTTTGATGAAATTTGGAACGAGATAAAGAGCAAGGTGGGTGATAAGGAGTCAAGAGTTTACATAGTGAGTTGGAACGACCATTTCTTTGTGTTGAAGGTAGAAGCGGATGCTTACTACATCATTGACTCTTTGGGGGAGAGACTTTATGAGGGGTGTCAACAAGCATTCATACTCAAGTTTGATGATTCGAGTGTGATGTATGGGAAAATAGACAAAGCGAAAGAGGTCCCAATTAGTGGTGCAAGCCGTGAGAAAATTTGCCGTGGAAAAGAGTGTTGTAAAGAGTTCATCAAACGGTTTCTTGCTGCAATACCACTTTGGCAACTagagaaggaggagaaggaggagaagaaATGGAGTGTTTCAAGTCCCTATCTTCACCGGCAATTGCAGATTGATTTCCATTATAGCTCTTCA
- the LOC114408959 gene encoding uncharacterized protein LOC114408959 isoform X3 has protein sequence MPPMKCWVTRLSGKPNKQQHAVKLTQLKLELGLFGARLGAANDRIAFEITGIATKKETTPLPLVPFSKRRYTHSHTTCSRRFLSSKSPSLAWEARDLCGFHLLLKDHSLDVCDIAFHVLYGEGNAGESKAKMTAVGKAEMSVAVAELVVRKEKKTQFTSHHDFQRRLPIKLKVSMRLLKLRDSNGDSAGPFGKNWVQSEKKRGIIKEVKYLASLGKKNKGKFDESEQTSPHDSDRSPVFDSDDSYDSTTSSGSSSNSGGIPNARSTLSNGSESFTTSETAKTRLSHLPRNRSLNTQTSYPAPFTLLQKSDKLSPQLLYQKGNSRSWEYKDFSSRDGQTKLKTNVFFASFDQMSERASGESACTVLVALIAHWLHTNHGMPTRAQFERLITQGSSEWRRLCNSDDYSKLFPDKHFDLETVIEANLRPLVVLPQKSYTGFFSPEKFQCLKGAMSFDEIWNEIKSKVGDKESRVYIVSWNDHFFVLKVEADAYYIIDSLGERLYEGCQQAFILKFDDSSVMYGKIDKAKEVPISGASREKICRGKECCKEFIKRFLAAIPLWQLEKEEKEEKKWSVSSPYLHRQLQIDFHYSSSSSSSASADSLWSLLESGSLEA, from the exons ATGCCGCCGATGAAGTGCTGGGTCACGAGGTTGTCGGGGAAGCCCAACAAACAACAACACGCCGTGAAGCTGACCCAATTGAAGCTCGAATTAGGCCTCTTCGGAGCCAGGCTCGGCGCCGCAAACGACAGGATCGCATTTGAAATTACGGGGATTGCCACCAAGAAAGAAACGACACCTCTCCCACTCGTTCCCTTTTCCAAACGACGATACACTCACAGTCACACCACATGCTCCCGCAGATTCCTCAGTTCCAAATCACCCTCTCTCGCATGGGAAGCACGCGACCTATGCGGTTTTCATCTCCTCCTCAAAGACCACTCCCTCGATGTTTGCGACATCGCATTTCATGTCTTATAT GGAGAGGGAAATGCGGGAGAATCGAAAGCGAAAATGACGGCGGTCGGAAAAGCGGAAATGAGCGTTGCGGTGGCAGAATTGGTGGtgaggaaggagaagaagacGCAGTTCACTTCTCATCATGACTTTCAAAGAAGGCTTCCAATCAAATTAAAG GTCTCTATGAGATTATTGAAGTTGAGGGATTCTAATGGTGACTCAGCAGGACCCTTTGGAAAAAACTGGGTCCAGTCAGAGAAGAAACGAGGGATTATAAAGGAAGTGAAGTACTTGGCAAGCttgggaaagaaaaacaaaggcaAGTTTGATGAATCGGAACAAACGAGTCCTCATGACTCGGATAGATCCCCCGTGTTTGACTCGGATGACTCGTACGATTCCACCACAAGCAGTGGCAGCAGTAGCAACAGCGGTGGAATCCCCAACGCACGGTCAACACTCTCAAACGGGTCTGAGAGCTTTACAACCTCGGAGACAGCAAAGACTCGTTTGTCCCACTTGCCACGGAATAGAAGCCTCAATACTCAAACCTCCTATCCTGCTCCTTTCACG TTATTGCAGAAATCAGATAAACTTTCTCCACAATTATTATACCAAAAAGGCAATTCAAGAAGCTGGGAATACAAGGACTTTTCAAGTAGAGATGGGCAAACAAAGCTCAAAACCAATGTGTTTTTTGCTTCCTTTGACCAAATGAGTGAACGAGCCTCCGGTGAGAGTGCGTGCACGGTTTTAGTTGCACTCATAGCGCACTGGCTCCATACCAACCACGGTATGCCAACAAGAGCACAATTTGAGAGACTCATCACACAAGGTTCATCTGAATGGAGAAGGCTATGCAACAGTGATGACTACTCAAAGCTCTTCCCAGATAAGCATTTCGATCTAGAGACAGTCATAGAAGCCAATCTCAGACCTCTTGTTGTTCTCCCTCAGAAATCTTACACGGGTTTTTTCTCCCCTGAGAAGTTCCAGTGCTTGAAAGGAGCCATGTCCTTTGATGAAATTTGGAACGAGATAAAGAGCAAGGTGGGTGATAAGGAGTCAAGAGTTTACATAGTGAGTTGGAACGACCATTTCTTTGTGTTGAAGGTAGAAGCGGATGCTTACTACATCATTGACTCTTTGGGGGAGAGACTTTATGAGGGGTGTCAACAAGCATTCATACTCAAGTTTGATGATTCGAGTGTGATGTATGGGAAAATAGACAAAGCGAAAGAGGTCCCAATTAGTGGTGCAAGCCGTGAGAAAATTTGCCGTGGAAAAGAGTGTTGTAAAGAGTTCATCAAACGGTTTCTTGCTGCAATACCACTTTGGCAACTagagaaggaggagaaggaggagaagaaATGGAGTGTTTCAAGTCCCTATCTTCACCGGCAATTGCAGATTGATTTCCATTATAGCTCTTCA